The following coding sequences lie in one Salmo salar chromosome ssa13, Ssal_v3.1, whole genome shotgun sequence genomic window:
- the rad1 gene encoding cell cycle checkpoint protein RAD1 (The RefSeq protein has 1 substitution compared to this genomic sequence), with protein MPLSTQSQTGGDNYVLVASLDNVRNLSNILKAITFKDHAIFNATPNGLKVTVEDSKCLQANAFIQAEIFQEFTIREDSVGFQVNLTVLLDCLTIFGGSTVPGVATALRMCYNGYGYPLTLFLEEGGVVTVCKINTQEPEEPIDFEFCSTNVTNKVILQSESLKEAFSELDMTSEVLQITMSPSQPYFRLSTFGNSGNAHYDYPKDSDMMELFQCTKTQTNRCKMSLLKPSTKALALSCKVSVRTDDRGFLSLQYLVRNDDGQICFVEYYCCPDEEVEEE; from the exons ATGCCCTTGTCTACTCAGTCTCAGACTGGAGGTGACAACTACGTCCTTGTAGCTAGTCTGGACAATGTCCGGAATCTGTCCAACATCTTGAAAGCCATCACCTTCAAAGATCATGCAATTTTCAATGCCACACCAAACGGGTTGAAAGTCACTGTGGAGGACTCTAAATGTCTGCAAGCCAATGCCTTCATTCAG GCTGAGATCTTCCAGGAGTTTACCATCAGAGAGGACTCAGTGGGGTTTCAGGTCAACCTGACCGTTCTTCTGGACTGTCTCACCATCTTTGGGGGAAGTACAGTACCAG GAGTGGCCACTGCCTTGCGGATGTGCTACAACGGTTACGGCTACCCCCTGACCCTGTTCCTAGAGGAGGGTGGTGTGGTGACGGTGTGTAAGATCAACACCCAGGAGCCAGAGGAGCCCATAGACTTTGAGTTCTGCAGCACCAATGTGACTAATAAAGTCATCCTGCAGTCAGAGAGTCTGAAGGAGGCCTTCTCTGAGCTGGACATGACCAGTGAGGTCCTGCAGATCACCATGTCTCCCAGTCAGCCATACTTTAG GTTGTCTACCTTTGGGAATTCTGGGAATGCCCATTATGATTACCCAAAGGATTCTGACATGATGGAGCTGTTTCAGTGCACAAAGACTCAGACTAACAG GTACAAGATGTCTCTACTGAAGCCGTCCACCAAGGCCTTGGCTCTATCCTGTAAGGTCTCGGTGAGGACAGATGACCGAGGGTTCCTGTCTTTGCAGTACTTGGTTAGGAATGATGATGGACAGATCTGCTTTGTGGAATACTACTGCTGTCCAGATGAGGAAGTGGAAGAGGAGTAG